Proteins from a genomic interval of Oryctolagus cuniculus chromosome 8, mOryCun1.1, whole genome shotgun sequence:
- the LOC138843421 gene encoding zinc finger protein 84-like, giving the protein MKNNNTSTPKRVELRKTFNLCSSHIPKLNIRKGNYLRMKPEECNVCHNVYPQRGSDQLQAEEKFDSTKVPGNSLQFCEPLNQCHKIQTVNQTFEHIGQGKGFTRKMFFKSEKVHKGETCNKSTITVGKATQIINAFHKSSNLSTCQQTHIREKFYEYIRYVEPVIYQSHLAINQRPYVEKKLHAGKPCEKSFSCESCHNIHHRTHIQGNPHMCIECGETTHQESDLIRQQKIHIQMKPHECTDSRKVFFPKPYIITQQRIHIEEKPHEYNDYGKDFLNKSNLINQQRIHKGKKHYECNEYGKAFGHKSNLKMHQRIHTGEKPYKCFDCGKVFGRKSSIIIHQRVHTGEKHECNVCRKAFGQKSNLMRHQRIHTGEKPHKCNDCGKAFGQKTNLIVHQRIHTGEKPYECNDCGKAFGHKTNLIMHQRIHTGEKPYECSNCGKAFGHKTSLIMHQRIHTGEKPYECKECGKAFGQKASLIMHQRIHTGEKPYECKECGKAFGKKSTITRHQRIHTGEKPYECNNCGKAFGQKESLIMHQRTHTGEKPYECNNCGKAFGQKASLIMHQRIHTGEKPYECNNCGKAFGRKASLIMHQRIHTGEKPYECND; this is encoded by the coding sequence atgaaaaataacaacACATCAACTCCAAAGAgagttgaattaagaaaaacatttaatttatgttcaagccatattccaaaactaAATATCAGAAAGGGAAATTATTTAAGAATGAAACCTGAAGAATGCAATGTATGTCACAATGTGTATCCCCAAAGGGGGTCTGATCAACTACAAGCTGAAGAGAAATTTGATTccactaaggtacctgggaactctctccagttctgtgagcctCTTAATCAGTGTCACAAGATTCAGACTGTGAATCAGACATTTGAGCATATTGGACAAGGGAAAGGCTTCACAAGGAAGATGTTCTTTAAATCTGAGAAGGTTCATAAGGGagaaacctgtaataagtcaacTATCACTGTTGGAAAGGCaactcaaataataaatgctttccACAAAAGCTCTAACCTCAGTACGTGTCAACAAACCCACATAAGAgagaaattttatgaatatattagatatgtggaacctgttatttaccaatcacatCTTGCCATAAATCAGAGACCATATGTAGAGAAAAAACTCCATGCAGGTAAACCTTGTGAAAAATCTTTCAGTTGTGAGTCCTGCCATAACATCCATCACCGTACTCACATACAGGGAAACCCCCATATGTGTATTGAATGTGGAGAGACCACTCACCAggagtcagatctcattagacaacAGAAAATTCACATACAGATGAAACCTCATGAGTGTACTGATAGTAGAAAAGTCTTTTTCCCAAAACCGTACATCATAACACAACAGAGAATTCACATagaggagaaacctcatgaatatAATGACTATGGAAAAGACTTTTTGAACAAGTCCAACCTCATCAATCAGCAGAGAATTCACAAAGGGAAGaagcattatgaatgcaatgaatatggaaaagcctttggtcataaatcaaacctcaaaatgcatcagagaattcacacaggggagaaaccttataaatgtTTTGACTGTGGAAAAGTCTTTGGCCGGAAGTCAAGCATCATCATTCATCAAAGAGTTCACACTGGGGAGAAACATGAATGTAATGTCTGTagaaaagcttttggccagaaatcaaaTCTCATGaggcatcagagaattcacacaggggagaaacctcataaatgtaatgactgtggaaaagcctttggccagaagacCAACCTAAtagtgcatcagagaattcacacaggtgagaaaccttatgaatgtaatgactgtggaaaagcctttggccataaGACCAACCtaataatgcatcagagaattcacacaggggagaaaccttatgaatgtagtaactgtggaaaagcctttggccataaGACAAGCCtaataatgcatcagagaattcacacaggtgagaaaccttatgaatgcaaggaatgtggaaaagcctttggccagaaggcaagcctaataatgcatcagagaattcacacaggggagaaaccttatgaatgcaaggaatgtggaaaagcctttggcaagAAGTCAACAATcactagacatcagagaattcatacaggggagaaaccttatgaatgtaataactgtggaaaagcctttggccagaaggaaagcctaataatgcatcagagaactcacacaggtgaaaaaccttatgaatgtaataactgtggaaaagcctttggccagaaggcaagcctaataatgcatcagagaattcacacaggggagaaaccttatgaatgtaataactgtggaaaagcctttggccggaAGGCAAGCCtaataatgcatcagagaattcacacaggggagaaaccttatgaatgtaatgactga